The proteins below come from a single Longimicrobium sp. genomic window:
- a CDS encoding tail fiber domain-containing protein: MKAKIGVALLASALVGAVLAPASASAQSDILLRLRSGSPLGDRFRVDSASGFVAKGVLGVGIIPFTGAGERLMWHPNKAAFRAGSIGSAGTQWDDPNTGYYTWAGGYNTIALGLASFAMGYQSTALGSYSNALGYTANADGTGAVALGYRTTADADYSVAIGQRASTNGHAGAIVFSDGSTTDSTQASANNQFTVRAAGGIRLFSNATMTTGVQVSAGGSSWAVISDRNRKNDFLSVDGEDILARLRLLPVTTWRYRDEADRSTFHIGPMAQDWHRAFGFTSDDHTINMSDFDGVNLAAIKALETRTAELQARTAEVAQLRSELNATRQRLDDLEAAVRRLQEQRH, from the coding sequence ATGAAAGCGAAGATCGGAGTGGCCCTCCTGGCCTCTGCCCTCGTGGGCGCCGTGCTCGCACCGGCGAGCGCGTCCGCGCAGTCCGACATCCTCCTGCGCCTGCGCTCCGGCTCGCCGCTGGGCGACCGCTTCCGGGTGGACAGCGCCAGCGGCTTCGTGGCCAAGGGCGTGCTGGGGGTCGGGATCATTCCGTTCACCGGTGCGGGCGAGCGGCTGATGTGGCACCCCAACAAGGCGGCTTTCCGCGCGGGCTCGATCGGCTCGGCGGGCACGCAGTGGGACGACCCCAACACGGGCTACTACACCTGGGCGGGCGGCTACAACACCATCGCCCTGGGCCTCGCTTCGTTCGCCATGGGGTACCAGAGCACGGCGCTGGGCAGCTACAGCAACGCGCTGGGCTACACCGCCAACGCCGACGGCACCGGCGCGGTGGCCCTCGGCTACCGCACCACCGCCGACGCCGACTACTCGGTGGCCATCGGGCAGCGCGCGTCCACCAACGGCCACGCCGGCGCCATCGTGTTCTCCGACGGGTCCACCACCGACAGCACGCAGGCCAGCGCGAACAACCAGTTCACGGTGCGCGCGGCGGGCGGCATCCGCCTGTTCAGCAACGCCACCATGACCACGGGCGTGCAGGTGTCGGCCGGCGGCAGCTCGTGGGCGGTGATCTCGGACCGCAACCGGAAGAACGACTTCCTTTCGGTCGACGGCGAGGACATCCTGGCGCGGCTGCGGCTCCTGCCGGTGACTACCTGGCGCTACCGCGACGAGGCCGACCGCTCGACCTTCCACATCGGGCCCATGGCGCAGGACTGGCACCGCGCCTTCGGGTTCACGAGCGACGACCACACCATCAACATGAGCGACTTCGACGGCGTGAACCTGGCGGCCATCAAGGCGCTGGAGACCCGCACCGCCGAGCTGCAGGCGCGCACCGCCGAGGTGGCGCAGCTGCGCTCCGAGCTGAACGCCACCCGCCAGCGCCTGGACGACCTCGAGGCCGCCGTCCGCCGCCTGCAGGAGCAGCGGCATTGA
- a CDS encoding tail fiber domain-containing protein, which yields MKTFTQLRMAALGAVLLAAVQATPAAAQSDILLRLRSGSPLGDRFRVDSASGFVAKGFIGIGIIPFTGAGDRTMWHPFKAGFRTGGVDGTQWDDGSFGFYSLASGFNTIAQGNYSIAAGYGSWALQSYGVGLGYSARSDGVGAVALGYLSTANGNYSVAIGQRASTNGFNGAIVLSDQSSTDSVLASAANQFSLRAAGGVRLYTNATKTTGVSLNAGGSSWNVISDVNRKEGFRAINGEDLLLRLRGVPVTTWRYREEADRSTLHIGPMAQDWHRAFGFTADDRTINMSDLDGVNLAGVQALERRTAAQGQQVKALQAENASLRADLAALREQNARFEERLRQLEQAAHAPR from the coding sequence ATGAAGACGTTCACCCAGCTTCGCATGGCGGCCCTCGGCGCCGTCCTTCTCGCGGCGGTCCAGGCCACGCCGGCCGCCGCACAGTCCGACATCCTCCTGCGCCTGCGCTCCGGCTCGCCGCTGGGCGACCGCTTCCGCGTGGACAGCGCCAGCGGCTTCGTGGCCAAGGGCTTCATCGGCATCGGCATCATCCCGTTCACCGGCGCGGGCGACCGCACCATGTGGCACCCGTTCAAGGCCGGGTTCCGCACCGGCGGCGTGGACGGCACCCAGTGGGACGACGGCAGCTTCGGATTCTACTCGCTGGCCTCGGGCTTCAACACCATCGCCCAGGGCAACTACTCGATCGCCGCCGGCTACGGCTCGTGGGCGCTGCAGTCGTACGGCGTGGGGCTGGGATACAGCGCACGCTCCGACGGCGTGGGCGCGGTGGCGCTCGGCTACCTGAGCACCGCCAACGGCAACTACTCGGTGGCCATCGGGCAGCGCGCCAGCACCAACGGCTTCAACGGCGCCATCGTGCTCTCCGACCAGTCGAGCACCGACAGCGTGCTGGCCAGCGCGGCCAACCAGTTCTCGCTGCGCGCGGCCGGCGGCGTGCGGCTGTACACCAACGCCACCAAGACCACGGGCGTGTCGCTGAACGCCGGCGGCAGCTCGTGGAACGTGATCTCGGACGTGAACCGCAAGGAAGGCTTCCGCGCGATCAACGGCGAGGACCTGCTCCTGCGGCTGCGCGGCGTGCCGGTGACCACCTGGCGCTACCGCGAAGAGGCCGACCGCTCCACCCTGCACATCGGGCCCATGGCGCAGGACTGGCACCGCGCCTTCGGCTTCACCGCCGACGACCGCACCATCAACATGAGCGACCTGGACGGCGTGAACCTGGCCGGCGTGCAGGCGCTGGAGCGCCGCACCGCGGCGCAGGGCCAGCAGGTGAAGGCGCTCCAGGCCGAGAACGCCTCGCTGCGCGCCGACCTGGCCGCGCTGCGCGAGCAGAACGCGCGCTTCGAGGAGCGGCTGCGGCAGCTGGAGCAGGCCGCGCACGCTCCGCGGTAG